DNA from Gracilinanus agilis isolate LMUSP501 chromosome 3, AgileGrace, whole genome shotgun sequence:
tgctaagcacttcaccaATGACTTCTAATCCTCAAAGCACCCCCGGAGAGCTATTAGGATCCTCAGtgtacagctggggaaactgaggtaggcagcgGCCGGGCCCAACACCCATCCAGGCGGCTCCAGCCTGCTCTTGGCCTATGTTGTGGCTACTCAGAACCAGGGGAGGAGAGCCGCCCATCCCCCAGGGGAGCGCTCCGGGCTGGCCGGCAGAGCTTGAGGCCTCTTTCTCTCCTGGGTGGCCCCCAGGGGCTGCTGGGCTTTCCCGCTGGGCTCCAGCTAGCTCCCTGGGAGTCCCTCTCAGCCTGGGGCCCCCCTGCTGGCTCAAAGCTCCCCACTGCGGGGCCCCGCCCGGGCAGCCCCCCTCCCGAGTCACTGAGGCAGCTAACAGAAGTCACCAGTGGGGGTGGGGCCCCGCCTTCCCTCCCAGCCAGCCTTCCCAGGATGCCCTCCCGGGGTCTGGTGGAGGAGCCGCTGCTCTCACGGCCCCGCTGGGTTGGGGGGGTCTCCAGCCGACAGACCCCCTCCAGAGGGGAGACTCGAGGGGCTCCCGGAGGACGTGGGAGGAGGCAGTTGCCTTGGAGACGGGCCTCAGGGGGCCTCgtcgcccccccccccacctccccagctCCTTTGACTGGGCTCAGGAGGCTGTTGAGGGGGCCTCGGACCCGGCGCTACCCCAGGGGGCCGAGAGCGCGCAGGCGCCTCCCTTGGGCGCACTTCTTTGTCAGCCAGTGCGTTGGCTCTTCTCCGGCtgtgtcctgggtcactgcattactgctagtagacaAGTCTGTTCCATTCGATCCGAGGCCACTTTAAGGGCAGCTTCCTGCCGGGAGCAGCAGGGACGGGAGCTCCGTTAGAATTCACACCCATGACTCCCAGGCACTAATGCTCCGACCctggcctgggggggggggcactgcCACTAATTCTCCCCAGAGAGGATGCCTTGAGggtgaaaaaactgaggagtTGTGCCCAAGGCCAAGGCGGAGCCCAAGGGAGGGCTGGCCCCAGGGCTCCGTCTGCCACCAGGagaacgaggaaactgaggctctgaaacAGGGGGACCAGCATGGTTAGGGTGGCAAAACAGATTGGGGGTCCCACTAGCTGAGGGAACAAAGGAGCCAACGGTCCAATGAGGCCCCAGTGGGTGGGTGAGAGGGCCCTCTGGGGGGGCTGGCCTTAGCCCTGCATGCCACAGACCTTTCAGAAGGATACGGATGCCCACTGTCTGGGCTCCTGGAACCATAACTGGAGATGCTGGGAAGCCTGAGCTAGACATCCCTGGCAAGGGCATTGGGCAGACCTGGGGTGCCAGAGGAAAGGCCCACTCGGGACATAGATTGTGGCTCATCTCTGTTGGGAGTGTCTCCTTCAGGCCCAAAATTGTACCCCATGGCATTGGTtggcacagcacctggcacatactaaACAGAAGGCAGCAGAAAGGGGTCCTGGCTGGCCTGAGGATGAGTAGTGGGAGGGAGGCTCAGGGAGGCAGAGAGCAGGAGAGCCAGCCTGGGAGGGGGGCTGAGGGGCCCTTGGGTGCCCTCATATCCAGCAGTCTCCAGGccattgccccccccccccactctgcCTCACACAATCCCAGCCCTACCTAACTCCATGGAAAACAGAGGGAAGAGGCATcctgctggaagccagccagcagttTCCAGTTATCTTGATAGGTGTGATGGTTTAgctgagagggagaaggagagtcagagacacagtggGTTTTCTGGACGCTGTTCTCTCACTTCCTGTaggatctttatttttatatctttctctcacagtcacagaaatgctgggaaattttatatttcaaattcaaaacagagaAGAACCCAAGATTACAGGGAAGTTGGCAAGCAAAGTTCAATACTGCGTATCGATTACATTTTAGTCTAAACAAATTTCAAGACTACCAAGACCTCAGGTTAGGTTAGCCAATTATTAGTTGGAAAACAGACCTTcgacatatttcaaaagtggattagagTGCGAGGACTCAAATTCGGGGGGACAAGTCTAATGTGGATTTTCATAGGGTTAAATTCAGCATAAGAAAGGATTGAGGCAAAAAGGTATTTTGTTTTGCCATGCTGTGGCCTTCAAgctcagagacagagaaaaaggcaGCTTCTACGGTCTTGTTTTTTCCCCTAAGCATAGGAGCTATTAACTCGTcaaatgctggtttattatagagtaGTTAGAAGGTTTCTATGAAGGGATTTCTATTAGACTTGGGGCTACCCTAAACATagagattataataattttaataataaaaggtGTTGGTCAGAAGAGTCACCCAGAGGGGTGGGATTGGgttatccatccatcctgtggcctgattttcagacaacAGGGGTCCGTGCATGACACTGCCGTCTGCATTGACTTGATGGAAACCTGATAGGACCTTAAATTTTTCTGAGGGGCTCCTGGCAGCATCCCAAGGGAAAGAGTCCCTCAGGACCTCAGCCTGCGGACAGCCCCCTCTCCTCTCTGGCCAAGTCATAGAGCATCTGGCCTGGGGAAGGAAcctgaagggaggggcaggaataCAAAGGAGCCCCTGATGAGGACTGGAAAACCAGCAGGAAAGGCTctttggagaaggaagggaaggcaggagatGGACATGAGGAAGGAGAGTGCTCCCAGCATGGGGAACTGCCAGTGCAAAAGCCCAGAGTCTGGAGATGAAGGGTTTTGCCTGAGGAGCAGCACCAAACAGATGATTTGTAATGggtcctagaggtaatagggagccacagtaCTTTAATAAGTAGGGGAATGGCAGGGTCAGCCCTGCGCTTTACAAGGATGAATCCAACCCAAGTGCAGGATGCGCTCGAGGGGGCAGAGATTTAAGGCATGCAAAGAGCCTGCTGGGTTCCGAATGAATTCAGGGCGGGGCCCAGGCAGGGGTGGCAGGCTCAGGTGAAACCCACAGGCCTGGCCACAGACAGGGCGTGTGAGGTGAGTGCCAGGAGTCCAGGGTGGCTGAAGGATGGTGACGCCCCCCCCTCCACAGTAAcggggggcggggtgggggagggggaggatgaACCCCGCCGGGCGGCGTGGAGTTTGGGACGTCGGCAGATGTTGGGGCCGGAGGAGTGGCTCAGAGAAGCCTCTGCCCGGTGGGAGCTCGATGGATGGCCAAGCAAAGAGGCAGGCGGGAGTGCCCAGGGGCCCAGAGAAGGGGCCGGAGAGGGGCTTCTCCCTGTGGGAGGGGGTTTCGGGAAGGAGAGGCAGGTTTGCAGCTAAGGGAAATGGGATCTGCTGAAGCCGCAGACTCAGGGGTAAGCCTGGTTGGCACCTGGAAGAGGAGGGCCTGGAGGCGGTTTGTCTCTGGCCTTCCCCAAAGCCCTCCTGAGAGCAGCCGCAGGCCTTGCCCTGTCAGTGTTAGAAAGAAGGCCGAAACCGGGAAGAGAAGCGCGTCAGCCTGGCAGAGTGGCCTCGGGGGGACTCCAGCTCTCCAGCTCCTCCGGAGGGAGCCCAGGGCTCTGGAGACCCTCCGAGGGGaggcctggcctggcctgggACACTTGCCTGCAGCCAGCCTGGGAGCGACGCCATCTCTGCTCTTGGTCCTGGAAGGGCCTGTGGGGCCGGGCCGGGCCTGTCAAATGCTGGAGTCGCAGGTTTCCCTTAGCGGGAGCTCTGGGCACCCCCCGGCCCCTCTGGCCGCCCACCAGACTGGCTTCTTGACCCATTGGCGTCCCTCTGACCACCCGCCAGGGCCCTGGCACCAGCTGCTTAGCGGCCCTTCCCCATGAGCGCCCGATAGGCAGACTGGAACCCGAGactttccttctctaggcctgctctccgtccactgagccgcccagctgcccccttcagttTCTTAAGTCTTGAAAATCAACCAAATGGCAGGGCAAGACCCGACCTGTAGAATCTCTCTCGGTCGCTGAACCTTGAACCTGCAGCCCTGCGGAGCCTTGTGGATTGGCTGCAGCACCCTCctgccctctcctcctcctcacttCCCTGTTACCTGCCATGGCTCCCCCTTGCCAAATCCCTCCCTTCATGTCACTGGCGGCTCCCGCAACAATCTCTccgttcccttcccttccctctccaggcTGGCCTTCTGACTCCCCTCCTCAGTAGCCTCCAGTGGCTCCCATCGCCTCCAAGACTAAATGGAAGGTCCTCAGTTTACCTTCCTGTCCTCCCGCCTCTGCCCTGTGCCTGCTGCTCATCCTTCCTCCTTTAAGCCCCTTCTCTGGGGCGGCCCTTCCAGCCTCCTCAGTTCATCTCAGGGGGGGGGGGCGCCTCTGAGGGCAGAGCCCAGCCCGAGCCCGGAGTACCCGGGAGGGGCCTGACCCAAACTGGTTGGAGCCCAGAAGACTGGCCCAGCGCCGCCCCCACACTGCGGGGTCAAGCAGCCTTCTGGGGCCATGAAAAGAGCATTTATGGAGCACTTCCTGGGCCTGGCCTCAGCCCCCTCCAGCGGTGTGGCCTTTctccgcctcagtttcctcatctgtaagaaaaGGCTCTCCTATCAGCCACCAAACCTCAGAGGCCCTGGGAGGAGGGCGGTGGGCACAAGGGGAGGGGCGCGGCGAGGCCGGCTCTGCGGCTGTGCGCGGAAGCCACAACACAGGCTGGAGGAGTGACCTTGGAGTGGTCTCGGCCACCGGGCCAGGGAGGAGTGGAAGGTCCCGCCGAGAGGTGGCAGCCCGGGTGGGGGGGCACTTTCTCCCGTCCCTCGCCCTGCCCTGTGGCAGCGCCAGCATCCAGTCAGTCTCTCCCCCGACTGGATCTTCACAGCTCTGTCGGGGCTCAGGGCGGGCtgtgcacacagtaggtgctcggGCACAATCGGGAGCTATttccctgggggaggggggaggggcgaGGCCTGCTTGGTCCAGAGCGGACCCTCCCCCCGCCCCGCTCCCGCCCCCGCCCTCTGCCCTTGGGGCCTGCTCGCTCCGCAGCTGCTGCTCCTATCGACAGGCTGTCCACAAGCATTAGGATCCGAGCTGGAGGCCGGGAGCCCAGGCTGGTCGCTGGGTCGCATGTAATgcggtgtgtgtgtgggggggggggcgacTGGCATCTGCCGTGGCAGGATCGAAGCCTTCCTCTGGCCATCCTGCCCgcagacctactatgtgccgggcacgtGCTGGGCTCCAGGACGCCAAAGAGCCAAAGGACATCTCAGCGGGGGAGGGGCACTGAGGGAGGCGGGGCTGGAGAAGGTGGGCCAAAGGcccagaggagagggagggagggagggaggggcgaGGGGGCTGGAAAGGGCTCGGAACTGCCCACCCAGGCATTCATTCGGCGTGTGCCAGGGAGGCACTAGGGAGCCCCAGCAGGAGGAGGGGCCTTGGAGAGGTGGCGGATGCTTCTGGGGGTGAGGCTGTGGGGCtagaaatgggggagggggaagaaaatgagTCCCATCTGGGGGTCCCCTCGGAGAATCCCTGGGCAAGGCAAGTAGTCTGAAGGGAGAAGAGCAGAGGCGCCAGAGGGCGGGGTCTGCGGGAGAACCGGGAGAGGCGCCGCCctaaaaacccagagagaaaatCTGCCGAGGGGAGGCTGCCCAGAGGTTCCAGAGAAAAGGCCGTTGCGAGGCCACCTGACCTTGGACGCCAGTGTCAATGGAATGATGaagtcagaggccacatttgtttggcattcaaagccccgCCTAACCTAGCCCCTTCcggcctttccagtcttctcacataCCTTTCTCCTTCCACATCCTCTCCATCCAGTGGCCCTGGCCTCCTGGCTCTCCTCCCTCCACCTCTCAGCTCCAGGCTTTCTCTCTGGCCATTCCCCACTCCCACCCGAGGACCATCTCCTTCCTAATCTCGCCGGACTTCCTTCATGTCCTCACTATATTCTGTCCTTGCTCAGCCTCCCAACCCCTCCCCCTTAGTTCCGGTGCCTTCTCCCTCTTTTAACTCTCCTGTCGACATTTCCTCTGTCTATATCCATTTGCTCATGGGCCCCCATTAGCCTGGGAGCTCCTTAAGGCACGGGCTGTCTCCTGCTCATTTGGcgtcctcagagcttagcacatagtaggtgcttgacaAGTGTCGATCCGCGGTCCTAAGCTCTCACCAAATGCCCCAGCAGACTCTGCTGGAGTCAACAGCCTGAAGAGAGGCCAAAGAAGCTGCTTCTTGCCTCCCTCGTGGGAGCAGAGGCCTTGCGGCCGGGGCCAGAGAGGCGACTGAAGACACCTGGAGCCTCTGCTGCTGCTCCAGGCACATGGACTCGCCTCCCTCTGCCTGGGAAAGCGCCTCTGCCCCCAGcgtgtgggggaggggggccaGGGCTCACTGCAGCATTGATGGGGGGGTGATTAGGGGAAGAGGAggcagagacaagagagagacgcggagagacaggcaggcaggcggAGCCAGTGaccaaatgggaagaaaagaaacaaggcaAAGGAAGTCGGGGACCAGGAGGGCCGGGCAGCCTCAGGAGGGGCAGGCGGTGGGGTCAGAACAGACTTCTCACAAGGAGCCATCCCAGGCTGGTAGTGAGCTTCCCACAAGTTGGGGAACGGAAAGTCCGGCTTGGGCTCGGCAGGGTCTCTAACCTCCTCACTCCGGCCTCCACCATCCCAGGTAAGGGAGGCCCCTTGTTGAAGCTCAAGGCTTGGGGCCTGCCTGGCCGCCCTCCCCGGCTGGTCCGTGGCCCGGTTCCATCCGGTGCAGGTCATCGAGGGGCCTGGCCAGaagatggggggaggggcagcacCCTCGGAGCCTCCCTCATTGCCAGGCCACCGAGGGAGCATTTCCTACGTGGAAGGGTCCACTTACCCAGGACCCTGGGGGGGGCATCTCCTGGCTCAGAGCTAAAGCCCATGGCTGGGCATGATGCCCCCTGCTTGGTAGAGACGCCCCCTCCCCCCTGGGGATCAGGGATGGCCTCcctgcttggcattcaaggcctttgGTCCTCCGAACCTCCATCTCAGCTGGGGGGAGCCCAAGCCTGGACGGCTCTCCTCCCGGCTTCCGTCAAGGCCCAGCCAGTCGTCCTTTCCGCCGGGAGCCCTGCCTGCTCTCCCATGATGCCCTGAGCCGGGCCCAGCCCGCAGCCCTCGGCCCACGTTCTTCTCGGGCCCTgttggggctgggggggggggctcctgCCTTCCGGCCCACCTGGGCCGTGGCTAGTTCCTAACCGACAGCCCGTCTACCACCTCCGTGCCTTTGCCCCAGTGAACCTCCCGCCCGGAATGCCGGCCCTCTTCTCTGTGCGCCCGGCATAACGGGGTCTCCGGAGATGCAGGAGGAGGAGCTCACGGGCTGAGGGGAGAGCCCGGGCGGGAGAGGCAGCCCGGGGGGGCCTCTCAGGGCTGGGGGGGCCACGGAGCACTCGGCGCCCCTCCAGGGGCTGCCTCCGAACAGAGGGGAGGGCCGCGGGCTGCCCTCCCGGGGGCTCCTGGGAACACGCCGCGCGTgaccccgccccgccccgccggACACGGACACGGACACGGACACGCGCACCTCCTCGGGACGTTTTTATTGGCTCCGCCTCCCCGCCAGCACCAAGGGCAGCTCCGGCGGCCTCCGTCAGGGCTCCTCCGAGGCTGCGAGGACAGAGAAGCGATGTGGGGGGGCTGCGAGGAGGGAgacgccccgccccgccccgtcCCGCCCCGTCCGGGCCTCCCTTCCAAGCCCGGCTCGGGGGCGACCTCGGCCCGTTTCCCCCGAAGTCTGCGGGCCGGGGCTGCCGCCCATTTCGCCGGCATGTGCCAAGCGCCCAACGGCACGGCCTCTGCCTAGAAGCTGCTCCCGCTCCCGCTGGCTCCTTACCGGGGGGCGGCGGCTGGTCGCGCTCCACGTGCAGGGCCGTCAGCAGGAAGCAGGCGCCGCCCAGCACCAGCACGAAGGCGCACAGGAAGAAGGCGGACTGCAGGCTGCGGAAGAGCCACAGGGCCGAGGCCCCGTGCGCGGCCTGGATGGCGCTGGCCACCTGCGGGGGAGGAGGGCTGCCTGGAGGAGGCGCGAGGCCGAGGCCGAGGCCGAGGCCGGGGAGGACGGGCAGGAGGCGgcggagagaagggaaggaagcccAGAGGAGTCCCGAGGAAGAGGCTGGAGGGccgcgtgtgtgtgtgttggtttttaaccccttcccttccGTCTCAGAGCCAATACTCGTGCCGGTCCCAGGCAGGAgaggggggtgaagtgacttggccagggtcaccccgcTGGGGCGTGTCCGCTGAAGCCGGGCCCTCCGTCTCTGGGGCCCCTGCTGGCCCTCTTACTGTGGAAGGCCTTTGGCCACCCTGAGCCCTCCCACCCGCCTTACGGCGCTCCTTTCTGCCGTCCCGGCTCCCTCCCGCCCGGAATCTGCGCCCGTCCGACCGCCCCTCCCCGGGCCGCCCtcgcccggcccggcccggccttaccagccctgtgaggtaggggcTGCCGGCGTCTCCCAGGACGTGGCCCACCGTGATCTGGAGCGCTTCGGCGGTCCCCCGCCGGCTGGGCAGAACCACAGCCTGCAAGGCAGAGGGCAGGAGAGGCGGGTCAGCGCGGGGCTGGGAAGGCCCCGGGCCGGGAGGGTTTGGGGGTGGAGAACAAGAGCCGCAGCCACACCCGACGAGCCAGCCCGGAGGGCGCCCTGGAAGCGGCGGCTGTGCGTCAGGCAcccgcctccccctcccccccccctcgcGGCCGGCCTGCTCGGAGACCCCCGTGGCACAGCGGGCTCCCGCGTTGCCCCATTCTCTGGGCGGGAAGACTTTGCCCACAACCGCCCGTTAGGCCAGCCAAGACTCGGCCCTCAGCCGGCTGCTGGCCACCGGNGGCTGTGCGTCAGGCACCCGCCCCCTCGCGGCCGGCCTGCTCGGAGACCCCCGTGGCACAGCGGGCTCCCGCGTTGCCCCCATTCTCTGGGCGGGAAGACTTTGCCC
Protein-coding regions in this window:
- the SPNS3 gene encoding protein spinster homolog 3, giving the protein MRGGRAKRSDLVAAAREEGQPLPLPSLHGGPPGGDGVPAGGQQPAEGRVLAGLTGGCGQSLPAQRMGATREPAVPRGEWGNAGARCATGVSEQAGREGGGRGRRVPDAQPPLPGRPPGWLVGCGCGSCSPPPNPPGPGPSQPRADPPLLPSALQAVVLPSRRGTAEALQITVGHVLGDAGSPYLTGLVASAIQAAHGASALWLFRSLQSAFFLCAFVLVLGGACFLLTALHVERDQPPPPASEEP